A single window of Narcine bancroftii isolate sNarBan1 chromosome 1, sNarBan1.hap1, whole genome shotgun sequence DNA harbors:
- the LOC138755110 gene encoding mucin-2-like, whose product MGLSFQANSQAIVTSAGKSGLCNFTLCTDDCELLKYTGRCESTTSTVETPTTETTMTVTTTPTATSTCTCDNHGQRMSAGQAIVTSAGKSGLCNFTLCTDDCELLKYTGRCESTTSTVESPTTETTMTVTTTPTATSTCTCDNHGQRMSAGQAIVTSAGKSGLCNFTLCTDDCELLKYTGRCESTTSTVETPKTETTMTVTTTPTATSTCTCDNHGQRMSAGQAIVTSAGKSGLCNFTLCTDDCELLKYTGRCESTTSTVETPTTETTMTVTTTPTATSTCTCDNHGQRMSAGQAIVTSAGKSGLCNFTLCTDDCELLKYTGRCESTTSTVETPTTETTMTVTTTPTATSTCTCDNHGQRMSAGQAIVTSAGKSGLCNFTLCTDDCELLKYTGRCESTTSTVETPTTETTMTVTTKPTATSTCTCDNHGQRMSAGQAIVTSAGKSGLCNFTLCTDDCELLKYTGRCESTTSTVETPKTETTMTVTTTPTATSTCTCDNHGQRMSAGQAIVTSAGKSGLCNFTLCTDDCELLKYTGRCESTTSTVETPTTETTMTVTTTPTATSTCTCDNHGQRMSAGQAIVTSAGKSGLCNFTLCTDDCELLKYTGRCESTTSTVETPTTETTMTVTTTPTATSTCTCDNHGQRMSAGQAIVTSAGKSGLCNFTLCTDDCELLKYTGRCESTTSTVETPTTETTMTVTTKPTATSTCTCDNHGQRMSAGQAIVTSAGKSGLCNFTLCTDDCELLKYTGRCESTTSTVETPTTETTMTVTTKPTATSTCTCDNHGQRMSAGQAIVTSAGKSGLCNFTLCTDDCELLKYTGRCESTTSTVETPTTETTMTVTTTPTATSTCTCDNHGQRMSAGQAIVTSAGKSGLCNFTLCTDDCELLKYTGRCESTTSTVETPTTETTMTVTTTPTATSTCTCDNHGQRMSAGQAIVTSAGKSGLCNFTLCTDDCELLKYTGRCESTTSTVETPTTETTMTVTTKPTATSTCTCDNHGQRMSAGQAIVTSAGKSGLCNFTLCTDDCELLKYTGRCESTTSTVETPKTETTMTVTTTPTATSTCTCDNHGQRMSAGQAIVTSAGKSGLCNFTLCTDDCELLRYTGRCESTTSTVETPTTETTMTVTTTPTATSTCTCDNHGQRMSAGQAIVTSVGKSGLCNFTLCTDDCELLKYTGRCESTTSTVETPTTETTMPVTTTPTATSTCTCDNHGQRMSAD is encoded by the exons GTCAGGCGATTGTGACTTCTGCTGGGAAATCAGGCCTCTgtaacttcactctgtgtacGGACGATTGTGAACTTCTGAAGTATACAGGAAGATGTGAAAGTACCACCAGCACCGTCGAAACCCCAACAACAGAAACAACCATGACAGTAACTACAACACCAACAGCAACTTCAACCTGTACCTGTGACAATCACGGACAAAGGATGTCAGCTG GTCAGGCGATTGTGACTTCTGCTGGGAAATCAGGCCTCTgtaacttcactctgtgtacGGACGATTGTGAACTTCTGAAGTATACAGGAAGATGTGAAAGTACCACCAGCACCGTCGAAAGCCCAACAACGGAAACAACCATGACAGTAACTACAACACCAACAGCAACTTCAACCTGTACCTGTGACAATCACGGACAAAGGATGTCAGCTG GTCAGGCGATTGTGACTTCTGCAGGTAAATCAGGCCTCTgtaacttcactctgtgtacGGACGATTGTGAACTTCTGAAGTATACAGGAAGATGTGAAAGTACCACCAGCACCGTTGAAACCCCAAAAACAGAAACAACCATGACAGTAACTACAACACCAACAGCAACTTCAACCTGTACCTGTGACAATCACGGACAAAGGATGTCAGCTG GTCAGGCGATTGTGACTTCTGCAGGTAAATCAGGCCTCTgtaacttcactctgtgtacGGACGATTGTGAACTTCTGAAGTATACAGGAAGATGTGAAAGTACCACCAGCACCGTTGAAACCCCAACAACAGAAACAACCATGACAGTAACTACAACACCAACAGCAACTTCAACCTGTACCTGTGACAATCACGGACAAAGGATGTCAGCTG GTCAGGCGATTGTGACTTCTGCTGGGAAATCAGGCCTCTgtaacttcactctgtgtacGGACGATTGTGAACTTCTGAAGTATACAGGAAGATGTGAAAGTACCACCAGCACCGTCGAAACCCCAACAACAGAAACAACCATGACAGTAACTACAACACCAACAGCAACTTCAACCTGTACCTGTGACAATCACGGACAAAGGATGTCAGCTG GTCAAGCGATTGTGACTTCTGCAGGTAAATCAGGCCTCTgtaacttcactctgtgtacGGACGATTGTGAACTTCTGAAGTATACAGGAAGATGTGAAAGTACCACCAGCACCGTTGAAACCCCAACAACAGAAACAACCATGACAGTAACTACAAAACCAACAGCAACTTCAACCTGTACCTGTGACAATCACGGACAAAGGATGTCAGCTG GTCAGGCGATTGTGACTTCTGCAGGTAAATCAGGCCTCTgtaacttcactctgtgtacGGACGATTGTGAACTTCTGAAGTATACAGGAAGATGTGAAAGTACCACCAGCACCGTTGAAACCCCAAAAACAGAAACAACCATGACAGTAACTACAACACCAACAGCAACTTCAACCTGTACCTGTGACAATCACGGACAAAGGATGTCAGCTG GTCAGGCGATTGTGACTTCTGCAGGTAAATCAGGCCTCTgtaacttcactctgtgtacGGACGATTGTGAACTTCTGAAGTATACAGGAAGATGTGAAAGTACCACCAGCACCGTTGAAACCCCAACAACAGAAACAACCATGACAGTAACTACAACACCAACAGCAACTTCAACCTGTACCTGTGACAATCACGGACAAAGGATGTCAGCTG GTCAGGCGATTGTGACTTCTGCTGGGAAATCAGGCCTCTgtaacttcactctgtgtacGGACGATTGTGAACTTCTGAAGTATACAGGAAGATGTGAAAGTACCACCAGCACCGTCGAAACCCCAACAACAGAAACAACCATGACAGTAACTACAACACCAACAGCAACTTCAACCTGTACCTGTGACAATCACGGACAAAGGATGTCAGCTG GTCAAGCGATTGTGACTTCTGCAGGTAAATCAGGCCTCTgtaacttcactctgtgtacGGACGATTGTGAACTTCTGAAGTATACAGGAAGATGTGAAAGTACCACCAGCACCGTTGAAACCCCAACAACAGAAACAACCATGACAGTAACTACAAAACCAACAGCAACTTCAACCTGTACCTGTGACAATCACGGACAAAGGATGTCAGCTG GTCAGGCGATTGTGACTTCTGCAGGTAAATCAGGCCTCTgtaacttcactctgtgtacGGACGATTGTGAACTTCTGAAGTATACAGGAAGATGTGAAAGTACCACCAGCACCGTTGAAACCCCAACAACAGAAACAACCATGACAGTAACTACAAAACCAACAGCAACTTCAACCTGTACCTGTGACAATCACGGACAAAGGATGTCAGCTG GTCAGGCGATTGTGACTTCTGCAGGTAAATCAGGCCTCTgtaacttcactctgtgtacGGACGATTGTGAACTTCTGAAGTATACAGGAAGATGTGAAAGTACCACCAGCACCGTTGAAACCCCAACAACAGAAACAACCATGACAGTAACTACAACACCAACAGCAACTTCAACCTGTACCTGTGACAATCACGGACAAAGGATGTCAGCTG GTCAGGCGATTGTGACTTCTGCTGGGAAATCAGGCCTCTgtaacttcactctgtgtacGGACGATTGTGAACTTCTGAAGTATACAGGAAGATGTGAAAGTACCACCAGCACCGTCGAAACCCCAACAACAGAAACAACCATGACAGTAACTACAACACCAACAGCAACTTCAACCTGTACCTGTGACAATCACGGACAAAGGATGTCAGCTG GTCAAGCGATTGTGACTTCTGCAGGTAAATCAGGCCTCTgtaacttcactctgtgtacGGACGATTGTGAACTTCTGAAGTATACAGGAAGATGTGAAAGTACCACCAGCACCGTTGAAACCCCAACAACAGAAACAACCATGACAGTAACTACAAAACCAACAGCAACTTCAACCTGTACCTGTGACAATCACGGACAAAGGATGTCAGCTG GTCAGGCGATTGTGACATCTGCAGGTAAATCAGGCCTCTgtaacttcactctgtgtacGGACGATTGTGAACTTCTGAAGTATACAGGAAGATGTGAAAGTACCACCAGCACCGTTGAAACCCCAAAAACAGAAACAACCATGACAGTAACTACAACACCAACAGCAACTTCAACCTGTACCTGTGACAATCACGGACAAAGGATGTCAGCTG GTCAGGCGATTGTGACTTCTGCAGGTAAATCAGGCCTCTGCAACTTCACTCTGTGTACGGACGATTGTGAACTTCTGAGGTATACAGGAAGATGTGAAAGTACCACAAGCACCGTTGAAACCCCAACAACAGAAACAACCATGACAGTAACTACAACACCAACAGCAACTTCAACCTGTACCTGTGACAATCACGGACAAAGGATGTCAGCTG GTCAGGCGATTGTGACTTCTGTTGGGAAATCAGGCCTCTgtaacttcactctgtgtacGGACGATTGTGAACTTCTGAAGTATACAGGAAGATGTGAAAGTACCACCAGCACCGTCGAAACCCCAACAACAGAAACAACCATGCCAGTAACTACAACACCAACAGCAACTTCAACCTGTACCTGTGACAATCACGGACAAAGGATGTCAGCTG ATTGA